Part of the Sphingorhabdus pulchriflava genome is shown below.
AGGCCTTCGCGGCGCGGATCGTCCCCCGTCCAACGGATGAGCGTCTTGATTGCTTCGAGCACCTCGTCCGGAACGACAACTTTACCGCTCTCGTCAATCTCGTCATCATAATGAATGTGCGCGATGGGAAACACCATTTCGGGTCTGTTCATGCTGGTCCTCCTGCCGATCAACTCGGTCTCTAGACTATCCAGCTACGCTTGCCCGCCTTTCCATTCCATACAGCCAAAGGCCTTTAGGGTTAATCACCCGATAGCCTGCCCCGTTTTCGCCCAGTCGGCGAGGAATCCTTCGATGCCCTTGTCGGTGAGGACATGCTTGAACAGCCCCTTGATCACCGATGGCGGCGCAGTCATCACATCGGCGCCGATCTTTGCCGCCTCCAGCACATGGATGCCGTGGCGCACGCTGGCGACAAGGATTTCAGTACCGAAATCATAATTGTCATAGATCAGGCGAATATCGGAAATCAGGTTCATGCCATCGAAGCCGTTGTCGTCGTGGCGGCCAACAAAGGGCGAAATGAAGGTCGCACCCGCCTTGGCCGCGAGCAGCGCCTGATTGGCTGAGAAACAAAGCGTGACATTCACCATCGTGCCATCGCTGGTCAACGCCTTGCTGGTTTTAAGTCCGTCTATGGTAAGCGGCACTTTGATGCAGACATTGTCCGCAATCTTGCGCAGAACCTCCGCCTCTTTCATCATCGTCGCATGATCGAGTGCGACGACCTCCGCCGAAACCGGCCCGTCGGTCAGCCCGCAAATCTCCTTGGTCACTTCCATGAAATCGCGGCCGGATTTCATGATCAACGATGGGTTGGTGGTTACACCATCCAGCAGGCCGGTGGCGGCCAGTTCCTTGATGTCGTCGATTTCGGCGGTGTCGGCGAAGAATTTCATGTGCGGCCTACTCTCAAATTTGGTGAAGAATCGAATATAATGCCTAATGGCAAAATGCTCGCCGGTTGGACAGGTTATTTCGACCGCCGATGCTGTTCCCAACTTGCGAACTAGGCACCCGCGCTTTTGCTGTGCAGCAACAACGTCGAAATTGTGGAGCGCAATTGCGCCGGGCGTATCGGTTTTTTCAAAACGGTGACCGCTGGCTGATCGGGCATTTGCCTGACCTTACTTTCGTCATGTCCCGTCAGGATCAGCGCGGGCAGATCGGGCCCCATTTGTGCCCGGGCGACGGCGACCACTTCCTCGCCCGTAACACCACCGCCGAGATCGAAGTCGGTAATCAGCAGATCATAATCGCCAGCACGCATCCGATCGGGGAGTCCCGAATGCGCATCGACTTCACAGCCCCATGCGGTGAGCAAATCGCGCATGGCATCCATCACGTCAGCATCATCCTCAACCAGCAAGACGTTTCGCCCCTTTAACGGTAAGCGCGGATCGAACCTTTTGGCCCGCAAGGTTTCAGGAGCGACATCTGTCACCAGCTCAATACCCTGCAGTTTTATCGAAGTTCCCTTGCCATGTTCGGAATGGATGGCCACCTCTATCCCCAGCAACGCGGAAATCCGTTTGACGATGGAAAGGCCCAGCCCAACGCCCTGGCGGTCTGGATCGCCGCGTTCCCGGACCTGGAAGAATTCATCAAAAACGCGCATCAAATGTTCGCTGGCGATGCCTTCGCCATTGTCGCAAACTTGAATCATCACCCGATCACCTGCCGACCGGCAGCCGAGTACAACCTTGCCATCGATGCTATGCTTGATCGCGTTCGAAATGAGATTCTGCAAAATGGTGGTTAACAAGGCACGATCGCAACGCACAATTTTGGTTGTCTTGACGACCTGGAAATCGACATTCGACCAGGCAGCGGCTGCTGAATTCTGCGCTTCGAGTTCGGCAAATATCTGTCCCAGCGCGATTGGCTCGATTTCCGCCTTCAGCGTGCCGCTATCAAGCGTCGATACGTCGAGCAAAGACCGAAAAAGGCGAGCCACACCCTGCAACGATCTGTCAATGCGGTCGGCGATAACGCGCTGCTCGCGCGACAAACCTGTGCGCCTGAGCGTTTCCAGAAACAGCCCGATCGCATGTACCGGCTGGCGAAGATCATGGCTGGCTTGAGCCAGAAAACGTGACTTTGACAAACTGGCATCTTCAGCGGCGCGCAACGCCCGGTCATTCGCGCGGAGCAATGTATAACCATAATGAGGGATGATCAGCGCGGTTATCGACAATGTCGCCACCATGCTGGGGTCCGCTTGCCAATATGGCGTCAGCCAGAATATCGCGAACAAGCTGATTTGGGCCATGAATGTGGCAATAATCAAATATCGCCGTCCAAATCGAAAACCGTTCCCCATGGTTACCCAGAGAATGACCGCATAAAGCGGCAACATCACGACGCAACCGGCGATTATCCCATAAGATAGGCCGGCAAAGTCATTCACCATTACTGCGATGCGGCGGGCCGGATAATGTCCCGGATAGGCTTTGGTATGCAAAAGGATTGCGACCGAAACCGGTAGGAAAAACACATTATAGGTCAGAACGTTGCGGGCCCATTCCTCTAAGCGGAGTCCGCCCGTCATATAGTAATTTGTAGCCAGGATGTAGAGGATGATCGTGAACAACATCCCCATCCGGTTCCACGCTTGACCGATATCAGCCTTCAACTCGGTAGGCGTTGCTTCATATCGCTTGAATAACATAAACTCTCATACCCGCAGCTTGCTGCAGTCTGTCGGAAGAATGCAGTATGTTACCGGCGGATTTTTTGGAAACCAGACGCCAGACACTGCTTTCTATCTGAGCAAGCCGAATACGCCAATTAGCAAAGGATCGTTGGTTTTTTGCGGATTGGCACGAATGCCCTCTTCCTCGAGCCCAATCGCTGCCCAAATCGCATCGTCAGCTTTGCGTGTAATATCCTGCCCCAATGCCGCCATATCAAAGCCGGTAACCGACTGGACCGCGCGATTGATGACCTGATCGTCGAACAAGCGCAGACCATCGGAAATACCGGGAAGCATCGCGTCAAACAACGCGATGCCCATCTTGCCGCGCAAAAAACGGGTCGCTGCTTGCGGCCCGCCGCGCACAATTTCATCGGCGGCCTCGATACTGACCATCCGGATCGTGTCTGCAATCAACGGAGCGGCGCGTTCCGCACCTTTTTCGGCGGCCCTATTGAGTTGGCGCTGCAGCCGGTCTCGGAAGGACTGGCTTTGCAGCACGACCGAGAGAATTCCCGTACCGCGACCGCCGCCCAACCGGTCTGGCAAGGCGATACGTGCCACCGAATGGTCGTAAAAACCACCCGGTTGCAACAGCAGCGCAAACGCATTTTGCGATGCCGCCACCAGCAACCGGCGAATGACTTCAGCAAGGCTGTAGCGAGGCCCTGAAGCGCAACCAACCAGAGCGAGCGTCGCCCCGGCGGCACCTGCCAGCAGAAGTTGGCGGCGTTCGAACAATATGGACATGAAGCGACTCCTCCCAAAACCCTATAACGTTCGAATATCAGAAAAATTCCGACTCTACCATGAACGGGTCGGTGAAGGCGTGACGCGACAGGGGTCACACCCTATATCCACCAGATGAATCGTCCCAGCCCCTCTGGCAAACGCGTGCGCGTTATCCTGTTGACGCAGGTCATAGGGCCGCTCGATTATCGCCTGCCCGACTGGATGGACGCCGATGTCGGTTCGGTTGTTGTTGTGCCGCTCGGCCCCCGCAAGATGGTGGGTGTGATTTGGGACGAAGGGGTGTTCGGCGACGAAGCGGTCGAAGAGCACCGCCTGCGCAATGTGCTGGAGGTTATCGACGTCCCGCCGATCAAGCGCGGCCTAAGACGGCTGGTTGATTGGGTCGCCGACTATTATCTGTCCAACCATGCCGCCGTGTTGCGGATGGTTATTTCATCCTCTGCCGCGCTGTCGGCTGGAGGGACGGTTACCGAATATCGGCCCTCAGGGATTGAGCCTGCCCGATTGACCCCGCAACGTGCGGCCGCGCTGGATTCTTTGGTCGATGCCCAAGGGCTGGTGCGTGAGCTGGCCGAGCAGGCTGGCGTCAGCGAGGGTGTGATCCGTGGTCTGGTAAAGGCGGGCGCGCTGGAGCCGGTGATGGTCAGCATCGATGCGCCCTTTGCGGCGCCTGAACCCGACCATGACCATCCCGAACTGTCAGACCTGCAGGAGGCCGCCGCAAAGGTGATGCGCGATGCAGTTAGATCAGGCGGATTCGAACCGATGGTGCTTGACGGCGTCACCGGATCGGGCAAGACCGAAACCTATTTTGAAGCGGTGGCAGAGGCGCTGAAGATTGGAAAGCAAGTTCTTGTCTTGCTTCCTGAAATTGCTCTTACCCAGCCCTTTCTGCAACGCTTCGAAGCGCGCTTTGGCGTCGAACCCGCAACCTGGCATTCGGGAATGAAGCAATCGCAGCGCCGGCGGGTGTGGCGCGGTGTGGCAGAGGGGCGGGCGCAGGTAGTGGCCGGTGCTCGCTCGGCCCTGTTCCTGCCCTTTGCCAATCCCGGGCTGATCGTCGTCGACGAGGCGCATGAGATCAGCTTCAAGCAGGAAGATGGCGTACGTTATCATGCGCGCGACGTTGCGGTGATGCGCGGCAAGTTTGAGGGCTTCCCGGTCGTGCTGGCATCGGCCACACCCGCGCTCGAAAGCCGCCATATGGTGAGCATCGGGCGCTACAAGGGCCTTGAAATCCCCTCGCGCTTTGGCGCAGCAAAGCTCCCGCGCATCGAAGCCATTGACCTGACGCAGGACCAGCCCGAACGCGGCACATGGATCGCGCCGACTCTGCTCAAGGCGCTTGAAGAGCGGCTGGAGCGCGGTGAGCAGAGCCTGCTCTTCCTCAACCGACGCGGCTATGCGCCACTAACCTTGTGCCGCAATTGCGGGCATCGTTTTGAATGCCCCAATTGCACGGCTTGGATGGTCGAGCACCGCTTGGTCCGCCGCCTTGCTTGCCATCATTGCGGCCATGTCATGCCTCCGCCCGATAAATGCCCCGAATGCAGCGCGGAGGACAGCCTCGTCCCATGCGGCCCGGGGGTCGAGCGGATAAGCGACGAGGTCAAACGCTTCTTTCCTGAAGCGCGCACCATTGTCGCTACCTCGGACACTTTGTGGTCACCTGAAAAAGCCGCCGAATTTGTCGCGCTGGTCGAGAATAAGGCGGTCGACATCATCATCGGTACGCAATTGGTGACCAAGGGATATCATTTCCCCGAACTGACTTTGGTCGGCATCATCGACGCCGATCTTGGATTAGAGGGCGGCGATTTGCGCGCCGCCGAGCGCACCTTTCAGCAAATTGCCCAAGCGGCGGGCCGCGCAGGCCGCGCTGACAAGCCCGGTGAAGTCTATATCCAGACGCGCAACCCGTCGCATCCCGTCATCGCAGCGTTGGTGGGTGGCGACCGCGATGGCTTCTACGATGCGGAAACCGAGCAACGCCGCCGCGCCGGTGCCCCGCCTTTTGGACGCTTTGCTGCGATCATCATCAGTTCAGAGGATGAACGCGAAGCCATCGAAACAGCGCGGGCAGTCGGTGGTTCAGCCCCGCAGGTCGACGGGATGCACGTCTATGGCCCAGCACCTGCTCCGCTCGCCATGCTGCGCGGACGCCACCGGCAGCGCTTGCTGGTGCATGCGCTCCGCTCAGTCGAGTTGCAGAGCATCATGCGCGAATGGCTCGGCGGTCTCGAATTCCCGCGTAGTGTGCGGGTGGGTGTCGACGTTGATCCATACAGCTTCCTGTAAGCAAATTTTTGCTCTACCTTTAGCCGTCTTATTTCTATAACACAGTGCATCGATGTTCTTCCGGCGATCCAAGACCCCTGTTCCCACCGATATAGACGGCAGACTGGCCGCGTTTGACCGTGCCTATGCCGGGATGTTTCCGGGTGAGCCCAAGCCTTGGGAATCGACAGTCAATACAGAACAGCCCAACGCACCCGGAAAGCCCTGGCTCATGGGCAAGACACGCTGGTGGTGGTTTAGCCGTGCCAGCGCTGGACTATTGGCTTTGTTCATCCTCATCGTCTTTTGGCTGGCGATCACCGCACCGCTCTCCAAATCGCTGCAGCCGATAGCCCCGCCGCGCATCACATTGCTCGCTTGGGACGGCACGCCGATTGCCCGCAACGGCGCCGTCGTCGATAAACCCGTTGAGGTCAAAAATCTGCCGCCACATGTGGTGCAGGCTTTCCTCTCTATCGAAGACCGCCGCTTCTATTCGCACTGGGGCGTTGATCCGCGCAGCATCGCCCGTGCGCTGTGGAGCAACACCTTTGGCAGCGGCCTGAAACAGGGCGGCAGTACGATTACACAGCAGCTCGCCAAATTCACCTTTCTGACGCCAGAGCGCAGCCTGACACGAAAGGCGCGCGAGGCGTTAATCGCCTTCTGGCTCGAAGGCTGGCTGACCAAGGACGAAATCCTCGAACGCTATCTGTCGAACGCCTATTTCGGCGACAATGTATACGGTCTGCGCGCCGCTTCGCTGCATTATTTTTACCGCCAACCCGAGAGGCTGACATTGTCGCAGGCGGCGATGCTGGCAGGGCTGGTGCAGGCACCCAACCGGCTCGCCCCCACCCGCAATCCCCAGCGCGCCGCCAAACGCGCGAAGCTGGTTTTGAACGCAATGGTCGCAACCGGCGCGATCAGCGAGGCCAAGGCCGACGCGACGCCAATTGCGCGGATCGATGTGCGCTATAAGGAAACGCTGCCCACCGGCACCTACTTCGCCGATTGGGCCATGCCGCAGGCGCGGCTGGATACCGAAACCGGCTATGCTGATCAGGTCATCCGCACCACGCTCGACTCACGTCTGCAGAATATTGCCCGCAATGTGATAGCGCGCGCGCCGCTCGGCAATGCGCAAGTAGCGCTAGTGGCGATGCGGCCCAATGGCGAGGTTGTCGCGATGGTGGGCGGTAAAAGTTATAAGGAATCCCCCTTCAACCGCGCGACACAGGCCAAGAGACAGCCCGGATCTACCTTCAAACTGTTCGTCTATTCGGCGGCATTACGCAGCGGGATGACGCCTGACAGCAAGGTCGACGATAGCCCGATAACCGAGGGCGACTATCGCCCCAAAAACTATAGCGACCGCTATCGCGGCAAAATCACGCTGAAACAGGCCTTCGCCCAATCGAGCAATGTTGTCGCCGTGCGGCTGTACAACCAGCTGGGCTATAGCGCGGTTGCTCGTGCGGCGAAGGACCTCGGCGTTGAAAGCCCACTGACCCGCGATGCCAGTCTTGCGCTGGGCAGTTCGGGCATGACCTTGATCGAGCTGACCTCCGCCTATGCAGGTGTTGCCGGAAACAAATGGCCGGTCGAACCGCGCGCCTTTGTCGCTGAAGAAGAAGGCTGGTTCGGCTGGCTACTTTCTGCGCAACGCAGTTTCAGCAATGCGCACCATAAGGCGTTGCTCGAATTACTGGGCGCGACCGTCAACCAGGGCACCGGGCGTGCGGCGCGATTGGCAATCCCGGCCTATGGCAAAACCGGCACCAGTCAGGACTATCGTGATGCGCTGTTCATCGGCTTTGCGGGCGATCTGGTGGTCGGCGTGTGGATCGGCAATGATGACAATACCCCGCTGAAAAATATGACCGGTGGAGGCCTGCCCGCGCGCATCTGGCGCGATTTCATGGGGCAAGCGGTCAAAGGCGCGGGCGCGCGGCCCAAGCCGAAGCCGGTGGTCGAGCCCGATCCCGAAGGCCCGATCGAGCCGCTCGACCTGCCTGAAATTCCCGAACTGCCGGTCAATATCAACGGCACTGAAGTCCGCGTCGATCCCGACAAGGGGGTAACCGTCAGCGGACAAATTGAGGGCGTACCTCTGGACGTCACGATCGGCCGCGATGGTGTGAATGTGCAGTCGAGGGAAGATCCCCAGCGCCAGTGAGGGCATCAATAGTTTGGCTTAGATTGATTGCCCGCCCGATTTATGGTCGAGTGGCGCAGGGGCCTGATTTGGAGATTCGTGTGTGCGGCAGCTTCTGAACTGGTTTCTGGTGGCAGCGATGGCGGCTTTGGCCGTTTCGGCGGTTCGTGCCGACCCATCAGACATCGCCGCCGCTAGCCGCAGCGTCGTGCGCGTCGTCGTTTTTCCCGCATCAGGCGGGGATACTCCAATCGGACACGGATCGGGCATCGTCGTCGCGCCCGACAAAATCCTGACCAACGCCCATGTCGTTTCGGAAGAAGAATATGATGGCGCGATCCGTGTGGTCATTGTGCCTTCCGACGGTGGTGAGGCGATAACGGCCGAGATCATTGATCGCTCGCCACGCAACGATCTCGCGCTGATTGCGCTGAATGATGGCAAGCGGCTGACTCCGGCGACCTTTTACAGCGGACCTGTGGGCGACGGATCGGATGTCTTTGCCATCGGCTATCCGGGCGGCGTTGATATCGCCCAGGGTCTCAACATGTCCGATGTCCTGCGCCCGCAAGCGCCGGTCAAGACACGAGGCAACGTCTCCGCTGGACGATCCGCCAAGGAATTTGAGACAATCTTGCACACGGCCGCAATCGGCGGCGGCAACAGCGGCGGGCCATTGGTTGATGCGTGCGGACGCGTGCTCGGCGTCAACAGCTTCGGTAGTATTTCGGATGGCAGCGACGCCGAATTTTTCTTCGCGGTTGCCCAGCGGGAGGCCGTGGCCTTTCTGCGTCAAAACAATGTGGGCATTCGCAGCGTCGACAGCGAATGCCTGTCGCGCGCCGATTTGAGCCGCGCCGAAGCCGAAAGAGCTGCTGCCGAAAAAGCGCGCATCGAGGAAGAAAACCGGCTCGCTGAATCTGCCCGCACCAAGAGCTTTGGCGAAGCGCGACGGCAGGCCGAATATGACATCATTGAATCGCGCGACAACCGGTTGATGCTGACAGTAATCCTGATCCTGTTGGCTCTCGGTGCTGCCGGGACAAGCTGGCAGTTGCTAGAACGCGAGCGACGCGACCACGCCAAGCTTGCCGGTGGTTCGGCCGCCGCGCTGGTGGTTGCCGCTTTCCTGACCTGGTTCACGCGCCCCGGCTTTGACGAAGTCGACACCCGAACGCGCACCACACTCAGCGAGACCGCAGACCCGGCTGCTCCTGCCAAGGTGGCGCGCGCCGGCAAAATGACCTGCGTCATCGACCGGAGCCGCAGCCGCATCACCGTGTCCGACACCGCCGATGTGCCGTTCGAATGGACCGACACAGGCTGTGTCAATACGCGCACCCAATATGTCGAAACCAACGGCCTGTGGACCCGCACCTTCGTGCCAAACAATGAGGCGCAGGTTTCGATTATTAGCTTTGAACCTGACAGCAGCACCTATCGCATCGAACGCCACTTGCTTGGAGCAGAGGCCATGCAAAAGGCTCGTGAAGCGCGCAGTCAATATGATGTGAAGAGCTGTTCGACCGATCCTGCGATGCTGGAAAAGGTGACTTCGATGAATCTAGCCGTGCGCCAGTTACTTCCCCAGCAACCGAATGAATTGCTGGTTTTCAATTGCAACTGAACCTTTGCGTGGTCGAAATTTGCCGTTAAGGCCCTGAGTCGAAAATGGCTGACAATTCCCCTCTCGAACAGTTCAAGCAGGTGCTGACCGGCACCTCGCGCGCGATTGCGCATGATCCGGAGGTCGAGCTGGCCTTCACCGCCGACGCGCCGACGCAAGCAGGGAAGAATTTCCGTGTGCCGATGCCGGGCCGATCGCTGCCGCCCGAACAGATCGCTGAAGCGCGCGGTTTTGCCGACAGTTTCGCATTGCGCCTGAAGCATCATGACGTCGCCCGCCACGCGGCATTGCGCCCGCATGAGGCGATGGCAGGGGCCGCGTTCGACGCCATAGAAACCGCCCGGATCGAGGCGCTGGGTTCGCGCGCAATGGACGGGGTGAAGGGCAACCTCACCCATGCGCTCGAAATGCGGCTGCGCACCGACCCGATTTCGCGCGCGCAGGCGGCCGAAGAGGTGCCGATATCGACCGCGCTCGCTTTGATGGTGCGTGAACGGCTGACCGGCCAAGCGGTGCCCGAAATTGCGTCGCAAGGTGTCGATCTGCTGCGCGGCTGGATTGAGGATAAAGCGGGTAGTGATCTCGATGCACTGGGTCTCGCGCTCGACGATCAGGCAGCCTTTGCTTCGCTCGCGCAGACGATGCTTGAGCATCTCGACCTGACCGAAGGCGAGATCGAGCCCAATGAAGCCGATGAAGGCGGCGACGAGTCCGAGCAGGAGCAAGAGCAGGACGGCGAAAGCGACGATGAGGGCCAGGGCGAAGCAGGCCAAGCCGAAGCGCGCGCCGAGCCGCAAGAGGGCGAAGGCGAGGAGTCCGAGGCCGATTATGATTCGTCCGAGATGGACGACATGGACGATACCGACGGCGATATGGGCGAAGACGGCATGCAGCCGGTCAACCCGCAACGCCGCAATTGGGACCATCTGCCGCAAAGCGATTATAAGAGCTGGACGACCAAATATGACGAGGTTGTCGGCGCGACCGAGCTGGCTGACGAAGAAGAGCTCAACCGCTTGCGCGCCTATCTCGACCAGCAGCTCTCGGGCTTGCAGGGTGCGGTCACACGGCTCGCCAACCGGCTGCAACGCCGCCTGATGGCACAACAGAACCGCAGCTGGGATTTCGATCAGGAAGAAGGGCTTCTTGATGCCGCCCGGCTCGCCCGTATCGTCGTTTCGCCGGGGAGCTCGCTGAGCTATAAGGTCGAGCGCGAAACCAAGTTCCGTGACACCGTGGTCACGCTCCTCATCGACAATTCAGGCTCAATGCGAGGCCGTCCGATCAGCATAGCCGCGATCAGCGCCGACATCATGGCACGCACGCTCGAACGTTGCGGCGTGAAGACCGAGATATTGGGTTTTACCACCCGCGCATGGAAGGGCGGACAATCGCGCGAAGATTGGCTCGCCGCCGGTCGCCCCGCCATGCCCGGCCGCCTCAACGACCTGCGCCACATCGTCTACAAAAAGGCTGACGAGCCGTGGCGTCACGCCCGCCGCAATCTGGGCCTGATGATGCGCGAAGGTCTGCTCAAGGAAAATATCGATGGCGAAGCCCTGCTCTGGGCGCACAACCGCCTGATCGCCCGCCCCGAAGACCGCCGCATCTTGATGGTGATTTCGGACGGTGCGCCGGTCGACGATTCGACGCTGTCGGTCAATCATGGCGGCTATCTCGAACAACATCTGCGCCGCGTGATCGAGATGATCGAAAGCCGCAGCCCGGTGCAACTGGTCGCGATCGGCATCGGCCATGACGTCACCCGTTACTATCGCCGCGCCGTCACCATCATGGATGCCGAGCAACTGGGCGGTACGATGATCGAACAATTGGCAGGGTTGTTCGACGAGGAATAGGCTTGCAATTCGCTGAGGGCGTGACAGAAGTTTAATCAAACGATTAAATCTCTGGAGAGCCGCATATGAACGTCACCGAAGCAGTCGCATCCCGCCGGTCGGTGCGCGAATTTCTCGACAAGCCGGTCGACAAGGCATTGCTCGAAAGCATCCTCAATAAAGCGCAGAACGCGCCGTCTGGCGGTAACACGCAGCCGTGGAATGCGGTGATGGCGACGGGAGAGCCGCTGAAGAAATTGCTGGAGGCCGTTGCAGAGGTCGTTCCGCAAGGTCCCGCTGCGCACAAGCCCGAATATGCCATCTACCCGCCCGAACTCGATGGCCGGTACAAGAACAGCCGCTTTGGAGTGGGTGAAGCGATGTATGCCGCGCTCGATATTCCGCGTGACAACAAAATGGCACGGCTGATGTGGTTTGCGCGCAATTTCCGAGCCTTTGACGCACCGGTGCTGATGCTGATCCACACCCCGCGCTATATGGGCCCGCCGCAATGGTCGGATATCGGCATGTGGCTGCAAACCGTAATGCTGCTGCTGCGCGAAGAGGGTCTCGATAGCTGTGCGCAAGAGGCGTGGGCCATCTATACGCCGCAAATAAGGGCGTGCTTTGACATCCCTGACGACCATATCTTCTTCTGCGGGGCAGCGATCGGCTATCGCGATCCAGATGCGCCGGTGAATAACTTCCCGGTGGGGCGGGCATCGCTCGATCAGGTGGTGAGTTGGGAGGGGTTCTGAGGCTGAATTGAAAAACCGTAGCCCTGAGCCTGTCGAAGGGCGCCTCAAGGTTAGCGCCAACGCTGATAAGCGCCCTTCGACAGGCTCAGGGCTACGGTCAAGAGTTGACGAGGCAAATTTCAATCCCCAATGCGCATTCCATGTCCGACCTGAAACTCTTCAACAGCCTGACCCGCCAACTGGAGCCCTTCCAGCCAGTCCACCCCGGCGAGGCGCGCGTCTATAGCTGCGGGCCGACGGTCTATAATTACCAGCATATCGGCAATATGCGCGCCTATGTCTTCGCTGACACGCTGGGGCGGGTGCTGAGTTACAAGGGCTATAAGCTGACCCATGTGATCAACATCACCGATGTCGGGCATCTGACGTCTGACGCCGATGCGGGCGAAGACAAGATGGAAAAGATGGCAGCGTCGCAGGGCAAGTCGGCTTGGGAAATTGCGGCTTTTTATCAGGCCGATTTCGAGGCGGATCTGGCGCGGCTCAACATCCGCAAACCGGCGCACCCCAAGGCCACCGAATATGTCGATGCGATGATCGAGTGGGGCAAATCGATTGCCGACAAGCATTGCTATGAGCTCGACAGCGGCCTCTATTTCGACGTCTCGACCGTCCCCGAATATGGCCGCCTCGCCCGTGCAGTGACCGATGACGGAGAAGGCCGCATCGACGAGGTTGAGGGCAAACGCAACAAGGCTGATTTCGCGATCTGGCGCAAGACGCCCGAAGGCGAAACGCGGCAGATGGAATGGGACTCGCCATGGGGCCGCGGCGCGCCGGGCTGGCATCTCGAATGCTCGGTGATGTCAAAGGCGCTGCTCGGCATGCCGTTCGACATCCACACCGGCGGCATCGACCATCGCGAAATCCACCACCCGAACGAAATCGCGCAAAATCAGGCGCATGAAGGCTGCGCCGATACCGGCGCGCGCATCTGGATGCACAATAATTTCCTCGTCGAACGCAGTGGCAAGATGTCGAAATCGTCGGGCGAGTTTCTGCGCCTGCAACTGCTGATCGACAAGGGCTTCCACCCCCTCGCCTATCGCCTGATGTGCCTGCAGGCGCATTACCGCAGCGAGCTGGAGTTTTCGTGGGAAGGACTGCAGGCGGCCTTCACGCGGTTGAAGCGGATGGTGATGGCGGTTGCGGCTTTGCAGGGCACTGAGCCCGCCAGTGAAGTGACTGACAAACGTTTGCTTGATCTGTTTGAGCGTTTTGATGCGGCTGTATCGGATGACCTGAACACAGCCATCGCATTGACTGCGCTCGAAGAGACACTGTCGCTCAAAAAGATCGATCAAGGGCAGAAGCTGCTCGCAATTGCGCAAATGGACGCAGTGCTGGGACTCGACTTGCTGCAACTTGAACGCGCCGACTTGCGGGTTCAGCCCAAAAATGCGCAAATCAGCGCAACGGAAATCGAAGCTGCCCTGACCAGCCGAAAGGAAGCCCGCGCCAACAAGGATTTCGCGGCGTCCGATGCGATCCGTGACGATCTTATTGCCAAGGGCGTCGAGGTGATGGACGGTGATCCGTTGGGTTGGGACTGGCGGATTGAGGTTTAGAACTACCTAAGCCCCTCCTCTTCAGGGGAGGGGTTGGGGAG
Proteins encoded:
- a CDS encoding transglycosylase domain-containing protein codes for the protein MFFRRSKTPVPTDIDGRLAAFDRAYAGMFPGEPKPWESTVNTEQPNAPGKPWLMGKTRWWWFSRASAGLLALFILIVFWLAITAPLSKSLQPIAPPRITLLAWDGTPIARNGAVVDKPVEVKNLPPHVVQAFLSIEDRRFYSHWGVDPRSIARALWSNTFGSGLKQGGSTITQQLAKFTFLTPERSLTRKAREALIAFWLEGWLTKDEILERYLSNAYFGDNVYGLRAASLHYFYRQPERLTLSQAAMLAGLVQAPNRLAPTRNPQRAAKRAKLVLNAMVATGAISEAKADATPIARIDVRYKETLPTGTYFADWAMPQARLDTETGYADQVIRTTLDSRLQNIARNVIARAPLGNAQVALVAMRPNGEVVAMVGGKSYKESPFNRATQAKRQPGSTFKLFVYSAALRSGMTPDSKVDDSPITEGDYRPKNYSDRYRGKITLKQAFAQSSNVVAVRLYNQLGYSAVARAAKDLGVESPLTRDASLALGSSGMTLIELTSAYAGVAGNKWPVEPRAFVAEEEGWFGWLLSAQRSFSNAHHKALLELLGATVNQGTGRAARLAIPAYGKTGTSQDYRDALFIGFAGDLVVGVWIGNDDNTPLKNMTGGGLPARIWRDFMGQAVKGAGARPKPKPVVEPDPEGPIEPLDLPEIPELPVNINGTEVRVDPDKGVTVSGQIEGVPLDVTIGRDGVNVQSREDPQRQ
- a CDS encoding S1C family serine protease — translated: MRQLLNWFLVAAMAALAVSAVRADPSDIAAASRSVVRVVVFPASGGDTPIGHGSGIVVAPDKILTNAHVVSEEEYDGAIRVVIVPSDGGEAITAEIIDRSPRNDLALIALNDGKRLTPATFYSGPVGDGSDVFAIGYPGGVDIAQGLNMSDVLRPQAPVKTRGNVSAGRSAKEFETILHTAAIGGGNSGGPLVDACGRVLGVNSFGSISDGSDAEFFFAVAQREAVAFLRQNNVGIRSVDSECLSRADLSRAEAERAAAEKARIEEENRLAESARTKSFGEARRQAEYDIIESRDNRLMLTVILILLALGAAGTSWQLLERERRDHAKLAGGSAAALVVAAFLTWFTRPGFDEVDTRTRTTLSETADPAAPAKVARAGKMTCVIDRSRSRITVSDTADVPFEWTDTGCVNTRTQYVETNGLWTRTFVPNNEAQVSIISFEPDSSTYRIERHLLGAEAMQKAREARSQYDVKSCSTDPAMLEKVTSMNLAVRQLLPQQPNELLVFNCN
- the cobT gene encoding cobaltochelatase subunit CobT; translation: MADNSPLEQFKQVLTGTSRAIAHDPEVELAFTADAPTQAGKNFRVPMPGRSLPPEQIAEARGFADSFALRLKHHDVARHAALRPHEAMAGAAFDAIETARIEALGSRAMDGVKGNLTHALEMRLRTDPISRAQAAEEVPISTALALMVRERLTGQAVPEIASQGVDLLRGWIEDKAGSDLDALGLALDDQAAFASLAQTMLEHLDLTEGEIEPNEADEGGDESEQEQEQDGESDDEGQGEAGQAEARAEPQEGEGEESEADYDSSEMDDMDDTDGDMGEDGMQPVNPQRRNWDHLPQSDYKSWTTKYDEVVGATELADEEELNRLRAYLDQQLSGLQGAVTRLANRLQRRLMAQQNRSWDFDQEEGLLDAARLARIVVSPGSSLSYKVERETKFRDTVVTLLIDNSGSMRGRPISIAAISADIMARTLERCGVKTEILGFTTRAWKGGQSREDWLAAGRPAMPGRLNDLRHIVYKKADEPWRHARRNLGLMMREGLLKENIDGEALLWAHNRLIARPEDRRILMVISDGAPVDDSTLSVNHGGYLEQHLRRVIEMIESRSPVQLVAIGIGHDVTRYYRRAVTIMDAEQLGGTMIEQLAGLFDEE
- a CDS encoding nitroreductase, producing the protein MNVTEAVASRRSVREFLDKPVDKALLESILNKAQNAPSGGNTQPWNAVMATGEPLKKLLEAVAEVVPQGPAAHKPEYAIYPPELDGRYKNSRFGVGEAMYAALDIPRDNKMARLMWFARNFRAFDAPVLMLIHTPRYMGPPQWSDIGMWLQTVMLLLREEGLDSCAQEAWAIYTPQIRACFDIPDDHIFFCGAAIGYRDPDAPVNNFPVGRASLDQVVSWEGF